A genomic window from Brassica oleracea var. oleracea cultivar TO1000 chromosome C8, BOL, whole genome shotgun sequence includes:
- the LOC106307267 gene encoding WEB family protein At3g51720, producing the protein MAEPLCESSFVGDIDTSAPFESVREAATRFGGFGFWKPSSLSNIFEPSQNDVDEANIVASELEKELISKEGEALKVLKSLESIKGIVEELKSKLHRREDKENCDMSVLKELNQAKTNLCKTTEDLAAIRESVELLNKRLEEERAALEKTRERLNSKNAAEISKEIQRLSDDALEFSKTGEEARFAVDKAVCEIERTRSKIKAAELRLVAARKMKEAARAAEAVAIAEIKDVTRRRRRRETLQEEILEKIEETAQEIRSSKRTIEEGLERVNSAKMEEEETKWQWSERRRRSSSYKGKYKNRRETVLMDVNGLDMMMNGDGTSSSVAVLKPAMSIGQILSRKLLLADEAAMMMNGRVSLGQILGKTNVKERSGEGKEKEKRVNGKRKRFGLAKLSVMLNKECKNKKKKIVLNLK; encoded by the exons ATGGCTGAACCCCTTTGTGAATCCTCCTTCGTCGGTGATATCGACACTTCGGCTCCATTCGAGTCAGTGAGAGAAGCCGCCACTCGGTTTGGCGGATTCGGTTTCTGGAAACCTTCTTCCCTTAGCAACATCTTCGAACCTTCTCAG AACGATGTGGACGAAGCTAACATTGTGGCGAGTGAGTTAGAGAAGGAACTGATCTCCAAAGAAGGAGAAGCTTTGAAAGTCTTGAAGTCGCTCGAGTCGATCAAAGGCATAGTCGAAGAGCTCAAATCAAAGCTACACCGAAGAGAAGACAAAGAGAACTGCGACATGAGCGTTCTGAAAGAGCTAAACCAAGCCAAGACGAATCTTTGCAAGACGACCGAAGATCTCGCCGCTATACGCGAGTCCGTCGAGTTACTGAACAAGAGACTGGAAGAGGAGCGAGCCGCGCTCGAGAAGACGCGAGAGAGGTTAAACTCCAAGAACGCGGCAGAGATCTCAAAGGAGATTCAGAGACTAAGTGATGATGCGTTGGAGTTTAGTAAAACAGGGGAGGAAGCGCGTTTTGCGGTTGATAAAGCTGTGTGTGAGATCGAACGGACGAGGAGCAAGATCAAAGCTGCTGAGTTGCGTTTGGTCGCTGCTAGGAAGATGAAGGAAGCTGCTCGAGCGGCTGAAGCGGTTGCAATCGCTGAAATCAAAGATGTCACCAGGAGAAGAAGGAGAAGAGAGACGTTGCAGGAGGAGATTCTTGAGAAGATTGAAGAGACAGCTCAAGAGATCAGAAGCAGTAAGAGGACGATTGAGGAAGGTCTGGAGAGAGTGAACAGCGCGAAAATGGAGGAAGAAGAGACCAAATGGCAGTGGTCAGAACGTAGGAGGAGATCTTCGTCTTACAAGGGCAAGTACAAGAACAGGAGAGAGACGGTTCTGATGGATGTAAACGGTCTGGATATGATGATGAATGGAGACGGGACATCGTCTTCAGTTGCTGTCTTGAAACCAGCGATGTCTATTGGGCAGATACTGAGCAGGAAGCTACTTCTAGCGGATGAGGCAGCGATGATGATGAACGGGAGAGTGTCCTTGGGTCAGATTCTTGGGAAGACTAACGTGAAAGAAAGAAGTGGTGAAGGGAAGGAAAAAGAGAAGAGGGTCAATGGGAAGAGGAAGAGGTTCGGATTGGCTAAGTTATCTGTGATGTTGAACAAAGAGTGCAAGAACAAGAAGAAGAAGATAGTTCTGAACTTGAAGTGA
- the LOC106309092 gene encoding uncharacterized protein LOC106309092 — MALVRKLTASSSSAAHDGINPGKIKVQMIRVWKGDKNESGNSVDMVLLDSSGTNIHATIGEAYSKWIQDIGGATINESNRENIEIDVLEDLMIADCKDPIKTLVKKIYGESFPESYNPGFFQGKAILCSTNEDVNQINDYMLSQISGEETVCLSADSISPLNSHPSDYMRYPPELLNSIKAPGLPNHCLRLKVGVPVILLQDIMPNHGLCNGTRLQITRLGGFALGARILTGARIGEEVIIPRIPTHPTDENFPIKMQRKQFPLAVSFAMTINKNEGQPLSKIGIYQPRRVLPHGPMYVAVSKGKTRDGLKVLITNKDGKPNEETSDVVFKEVGVSED, encoded by the exons ATGGCACTAGTCCGAAAACTTACTGCCTCGTCCTCTTCTGCTGCTCACGATGGTATCAATCCAGGGAAGATCAAAGTGCAGATGATCCGTGTATGGAAGGGTGATAAGAATGAATCAGGCAACTCGGTCGATATGGTTTTACTTGATTCATCG GGGACAAATATTCATGCAACTATAGGTGAAGCTTATTCAAAATGGATTCAAGATATTGGTGGTGCAACGATCAACGAGTCAAATAGAGAAAATATTGAAATTGATGTTCTTGAAGATTTGATGATAGCTGACTGCAAGGATCCTATCAAAACTTTAGTGAAGAAAATTTATGGAGAATCTTTTCCAGAGTCCTATAATCCTGGGTTTTTTCAGGGGAAAGCTATTTTGTGTTCTACAAATGAAGATGTGAACCAGATTAATGATTATATGCTTTCGCAGATATCGG GTGAAGAAACGGTGTGTCTGAGCGCTGACAGTATTTCTCCATTGAATTCACACCCGAGTGACTACATGCGATACCCTCCAGAACTTTTGAATAGCATCAAAGCCCCTGGATTGCCTAACCATTGTTTGAGATTGAAGGTTGGTGTTCCTGTCATCTTACTACAGGACATTATGCCTAACCATGGACTATGTAATGGGACAAGACTTCAGATTACACGACTGGGTGGTTTTGCGCTTGGGGCTAGAATTTTAACAGGTGCTAGGATTGGGGAGGAAGTCATTATCCCAAGGATACCTACACATCCAACAGACGAAAATTTTCCCATCAAAATGCAGCGTAAGCAGTTTCCTTTGGCAGTTTCTTTTGCAATGACTATAAACAAAAATGAAGGTCAGCCACTTTCCAAGATTGGTATCTATCAACCAAGACGAGTGTTACCTCATGGACCTATGTATGTTGCTGTATCCAAAGGGAAGACTAGAGATGGTTTGAAAGTTCTTATCACAAATAAAGATGGGAAACCTAATGAAGAAACCTCAGATGTTGTGTTCAAGGAGGTAGGTGTTTCAGAAGATTGA
- the LOC106307268 gene encoding short-chain dehydrogenase reductase 2a: MPAQVIPDHTFQSIHETMMEETNSTLFHKRLEGKVAIITGGAHGIGKATVQLFARHGATVVIADVDATAGSFLAKSLSASQVAFISCDVSVEADVENLVNLTVARFGRLDILFNNAGVLGDQKKHKSILDFNAEEFDQVMRVNVRGVGLGMKHAASAMIKRGFKGCIISMASVAGVMGGMGPHAYTASKHAIVGLTKNAACELGKYGIRVNCISPFGVATSMLVNAWRKGDVGDGDEVEEMEEFVRSLANLKGETLRATDIAEAALYLASDESKYVNGHNLVVDGGVTTARNCVGL; encoded by the exons ATGCCGGCCCAAGTGATCCCTGACCATACCTTTCAATCCATCCACGAGACCATGATGGAGGAGACTAATTCAACTTTATTTCATAAAAG GTTGGAAGGAAAAGTAGCCATCATAACCGGAGGCGCACATGGAATCGGCAAAGCCACCGTCCAGCTATTCGCGAGACACGGTGCCACGGTGGTGATCGCTGACGTGGACGCCACCGCCGGCTCTTTCCTAGCTAAATCTCTCTCAGCATCCCAAGTCGCCTTTATAAGCTGCGATGTCTCGGTAGAAGCTGACGTGGAAAACTTAGTGAACCTTACCGTGGCACGGTTCGGCCGGCTCGACATTCTATTCAACAACGCAGGAGTTCTCGGTGACCAGAAGAAACACAAAAGCATACTAGACTTCAACGCTGAAGAGTTCGACCAAGTGATGCGTGTGAACGTGCGAGGCGTAGGTCTCGGCATGAAACACGCGGCAAGTGCCATGATCAAGAGAGGGTTTAAAGGTTGCATAATCTCGATGGCGAGTGTGGCCGGTGTGATGGGTGGAATGGGGCCACACGCTTACACAGCGTCGAAACATGCGATCGTTGGACTGACCAAGAACGCAGCTTGTGAGCTAGGTAAGTATGGGATTAGGGTTAACTGCATATCGCCGTTTGGAGTTGCCACGTCGATGCTGGTGAACGCGTGGCGGAAGGGTGACGTGGGAGATGGTGATGAGGTGGAGGAGATGGAGGAGTTTGTGAGGAGTTTGGCTAATTTAAAAGGAGAGACGTTGAGAGCCACGGATATAGCTGAAGCGGCGTTATATTTAGCGAGTGATGAGTCAAAGTATGTTAATGGACATAACCTTGTCGTTGACGGTGGTGTTACGACTGCGAGAAACTGTGTTGGTTTGTGA
- the LOC106312724 gene encoding patellin-6, which yields MDSALSPSPFDPTKTPNAEPKKSFMSSLITLRSNHFKEDTYFVSELKPTEQKALQDLKEKLSSSSFGASSMWGVPLLGGDDRADVILLKFLRARDFKVGDSLRMLEKCLEWREEFKAEKLTEEDLGFKDLEGKVAYMRGYDKEGHPVCYNAYGVFKEREMYERVFGDDEKLKSFLRWRVQVLERGVKMLHFKPGGVNSMIQVTDLKDMPKRELRVASNQILSLFQDNYPEMVATKIFINVPWYFSVIYSMFSPFLTHRTKSKFIMSKEGNAAETLYKFIRPEDIPVQYGGLSRPTDSQNGPPKPAVEFSIKGGEKVNIQIEGIEGGATITWDIVVGGWDLEYTAEFVPNAEGSYAIVVEKPRKMKASDEAVCNSFTTGEAGKLILSVDNTLSRKKKVAAYRYTVRKSTTAAV from the exons ATGGACTCTGCATTGTCCCCAAGCCCATTTGATCCCACAAAAACACCAAACGCAGAGCCAAAGAAAAGCTTCATGTCCTCTCTCATTACCCTCCGCTCCAACCACTTCAAAGAAGACACTTACTTCGTCTCCGAACTCAAACCCACCGAGCAGAAAGCTCTCCAAGACCTCAAAGAGAAGCTCTCGTCTTCCTCCTTCGGAGCTTCCTCCATGTGGGGAGTCCCTCTCCTCGGCGGAGACGACAGAGCTGACGTCATCCTCCTCAAGTTCCTCAGAGCAAGAGACTTCAAAGTCGGAGACTCGCTGAGGATGCTCGAGAAGTGTTTGGAGTGGAGAGAAGAGTTCAAAGCAGAGAAACTGACCGAAGAAGATCTTGGTTTCAAGGATTTGGAAGGTAAAGTAGCTTACATGAGAGGATACGACAAGGAAGGACACCCCGTGTGTTACAACGCGTACGGGGTGTTTAAAGAGAGAGAGATGTACGAGAGAGTGTTTGGTGACGATGAGAAACTCAAAAGCTTTCTGAGGTGGAGAGTTCAGGTTCTGGAGAGAGGTGTCAAGATGCTTCATTTCAAACCTGGTGGTGTTAATTCGATGATTCAGGTTACGGATCTTAAGGACATGCCTAAGAGAGAGCTTAGAGTTGCTTCAAACCAGATCCTTTCTCTCTTTCAGGATAATTACCCTGAGATGGTTGCTACTAAG ATATTCATCAATGTGCCTTGGTACTTCAGTGTCATCTACTCAATGTTCAGCCCTTTCTTGACGCACAGAACAAAGAGCAAGTTTATTATGTCCAAAGAAGGAAATGCAGCTGAAACACTCTACAA GTTCATAAGGCCGGAAGATATTCCGGTTCAGTACGGCGGTCTTAGCCGTCCTACTGACTCACAAAATGGACCGCCAAAACCTGCAGTTGAATTCTCCATTAAGGGCGGTGAGAAAGTTAACATTCAGATTGAAGGCATTGAG GGTGGAGCAACTATAACATGGGATATAGTAGTTGGAGGATGGGACTTAGAGTACACGGCAGAGTTTGTACCAAACGCTGAAGGGAGTTATGCAATTGTGGTGGAGAAACCAAGAAAGATGAAAGCTTCAGATGAAGCTGTGTGCAACTCTTTCACGACAGGAGAAGCTGGGAAACTCATTCTCTCTGTTGATAACACTTTGTCCCGCAAGAAGAAAGTCGCTGCTTATCGTTACACTGTCCGGAAATCTACCACTGCAGCCGTCTAA
- the LOC106311128 gene encoding macrophage migration inhibitory factor homolog has product MPCLYITTNVNMEGVDTDPFYLEVTKAVASIVGRPQNLVMVVLKGSIEIVFGGNKEAAAYAEIVSMGGITKQVKRQLIATVGSILHSHFSINPTRFILKVFDMQALPLPSKL; this is encoded by the exons ATGCCTTGTCTTTACATTACTACAAACGTGAATATGGAGGGCGTTGACACCGATCCGTTCTACTTGGAAGTCACGAAAGCCGTCGCTTCCATCGTCGGACGGCCTCAGAAT TTGGTGATGGTGGTGCTGAAGGGATCAATAGAGATAGTTTTCGGTGGGAACAAAGAAGCAGCTGCATATGCAGAGATTGTGTCTATGGGAGGCATCACTAAACAAGTTAAGAGACAGCTTATCGCAACCGTTGGTTCTATTCTACACTCTCATTTTTCTATTAATCCTACTCGTTTTATCTTAAAAGTTTTTGATATGCAAGCTTTGCCTCTTCCTTCTAAGCTATAG